The Aeromicrobium yanjiei genome includes a region encoding these proteins:
- a CDS encoding sec-independent translocase, translating into MFGMGMPEIGLILVVALLVFGPEKLPELAKQAGGFVRTLRRMADNAKNDLGREIGQDLSGLDLKDLDPREVVRRNFLEDTTPAATKETRILRPGEIPPFDPEST; encoded by the coding sequence ATGTTCGGCATGGGCATGCCCGAGATCGGCCTGATCCTCGTGGTCGCCCTGCTCGTGTTCGGACCCGAGAAGCTCCCCGAGCTCGCCAAGCAGGCCGGCGGATTCGTCCGGACCCTGCGCAGGATGGCGGACAACGCCAAGAACGACCTCGGCCGGGAGATCGGCCAGGACCTGTCCGGGCTGGATCTGAAGGATCTGGACCCGCGCGAGGTCGTCCGGCGCAACTTCCTCGAGGACACGACGCCTGCGGCGACCAAGGAGACCCGGATCCTGCGGCCGGGCGAGATCCCGCCGTTCGACCCCGAGTCCACCTGA
- a CDS encoding Mrp/NBP35 family ATP-binding protein, translating into MAVVTEEQIRAALGTVNDPEIKRPITELGMVDTITIEEAQITVRLLLTVSGCPLKDTLTRDITAAVAAVAPAYGVVVDMGVMTDEQRKDMQAMLRGGRAEREVPFAQPGSLTKVYAIASGKGGVGKSTVTVNLALAMVRRGLKVGIVDADIYGHSIPDMLGVGDIRPTQVEDMIMPVPIKGLKVISIGMLKPRKDQVVAWRGPMLDRALVQMLSDVYWGDLDALLLDLPPGTGDMAISLGQHLPNAEVVVVTTPQPAAADVAERAGTMASMMHQRVVGVIENMSYLQVPGGERMEIFGSGGAAKVAETLSGRFGYDVPMLGQIPLDQTLREGGDVGDPIVMSDPDSESAKILQGIADQLSGRSRGLAGMQLGLAPAGRL; encoded by the coding sequence ATGGCAGTCGTCACCGAAGAACAGATCCGCGCCGCGCTCGGCACGGTCAACGATCCCGAGATCAAGCGTCCCATCACCGAGCTCGGCATGGTCGACACGATCACGATCGAGGAAGCGCAGATCACCGTCCGCCTCCTGTTGACGGTCTCCGGCTGCCCCCTCAAGGACACCCTGACCCGCGACATCACCGCTGCGGTCGCCGCGGTCGCGCCGGCGTACGGCGTCGTGGTCGACATGGGCGTGATGACCGATGAGCAGCGCAAGGACATGCAGGCGATGCTGCGCGGCGGTCGCGCCGAGCGCGAGGTGCCGTTCGCACAGCCCGGCTCGCTGACCAAGGTCTATGCAATCGCATCGGGCAAGGGCGGTGTCGGCAAGTCGACCGTCACGGTCAACCTGGCCCTCGCGATGGTGCGTCGCGGGCTCAAGGTCGGCATCGTCGACGCCGACATCTACGGCCACTCGATCCCCGACATGCTCGGCGTCGGCGACATCCGCCCGACCCAGGTCGAGGACATGATCATGCCGGTCCCGATCAAGGGCCTCAAGGTCATCAGCATCGGCATGCTCAAGCCCCGCAAGGACCAGGTCGTCGCATGGCGCGGCCCGATGCTCGACCGTGCGCTCGTGCAGATGCTGAGCGACGTCTACTGGGGCGATCTCGACGCCCTGCTGCTCGACCTCCCCCCGGGTACCGGCGACATGGCGATCAGCCTGGGCCAGCACCTGCCCAACGCCGAGGTCGTCGTCGTGACGACCCCCCAGCCTGCCGCGGCCGACGTGGCCGAGCGCGCCGGCACGATGGCCTCGATGATGCACCAGCGCGTGGTCGGTGTCATCGAGAACATGTCCTACCTGCAGGTCCCCGGCGGCGAGCGCATGGAGATCTTCGGTTCCGGCGGTGCGGCCAAGGTCGCCGAGACGCTCAGCGGCCGCTTCGGCTACGACGTCCCGATGCTGGGCCAGATCCCGCTCGACCAGACGCTCCGTGAGGGCGGCGACGTCGGCGACCCGATCGTCATGTCCGATCCGGACTCGGAGTCGGCCAAGATCCTTCAGGGCATCGCCGACCAGCTCAGCGGACGCTCGCGCGGCCTGGCCGGCATGCAGCTGGGCCTGGCACCTGCCGGCCGCCTGTAG
- a CDS encoding ABC-F family ATP-binding cassette domain-containing protein yields MGHLDLSSISFTLSDGRPLLTDVSLRVGEGAKVALIGPNGTGKTTLTRIATGDLDPHSGAVTVSGGLGVMRQFIGSVRDDTTVRDLLVSVAPPVVRAAAAEVDRTELAMIERDEERDQMAYAQAIVDWGDAGGYDHEDMWDICTMAALGVPFQQAQYRQVTTLSGGEQKRLVLEALLRGPEQVLLLDEPDNYLDVPAKRWLEERLVETPKTVLFVSHDRELIERVAERIATLEPGAAGSTLWVHPGRFSTYLDARLDRNAKLEERRLRWDEERAKLKALVLMYRQKSAYNSDMAARYQAAQTRLERFEREGPPEAVPIAQSLRMRLEGGRTAKRAVVAEQVELTGLMKPFDLEIWFGERIAVLGSNGSGKSHFLRLLAGGGSRPDVEHEPVGDVVPPPVEHSGMARLGSRVRPGWFAQTHEHPSLMGRTLLEILHHGDGHRRGMGHEGSAKALDRYGLAKAGEQVFDQLSGGQQARFQILLLELAHATMLLLDEPTDNLDLESAEALEAALSTFEGTVVAVTHDRWFARSFDRFLVFGSDGRLYESDEPVWDESRVVRDR; encoded by the coding sequence GTGGGACACCTCGACCTGAGCTCGATCAGCTTCACGCTCTCCGACGGGCGGCCGCTGCTGACCGATGTCAGCCTCCGCGTGGGCGAGGGGGCGAAGGTCGCGCTCATCGGTCCCAACGGCACCGGCAAGACGACGCTGACCCGCATCGCGACCGGGGACCTCGACCCCCACTCGGGTGCCGTGACGGTCAGCGGCGGCCTCGGCGTCATGCGCCAGTTCATCGGCTCGGTCCGGGACGACACGACGGTGCGTGACCTGCTCGTCTCGGTGGCCCCACCCGTCGTCCGTGCGGCGGCAGCGGAGGTCGACCGCACCGAGCTCGCGATGATCGAGCGGGACGAGGAGCGCGACCAGATGGCGTACGCCCAGGCGATCGTCGACTGGGGCGATGCGGGCGGCTACGACCACGAGGACATGTGGGACATCTGCACGATGGCGGCGCTCGGCGTGCCCTTCCAGCAGGCCCAGTACCGCCAGGTCACGACGCTGTCGGGCGGTGAGCAGAAGCGGCTCGTGCTCGAGGCGCTGCTCCGCGGGCCCGAGCAGGTGCTGCTGCTCGACGAGCCCGACAACTACCTCGACGTGCCGGCCAAGCGGTGGCTCGAGGAGCGGCTCGTCGAGACGCCCAAGACCGTCCTGTTCGTGAGCCACGACCGCGAGCTCATCGAACGCGTCGCGGAGCGCATCGCGACGCTCGAGCCGGGAGCAGCGGGCAGCACTCTGTGGGTGCACCCCGGCCGCTTCTCGACGTACCTGGACGCGCGGCTGGACCGCAACGCCAAGCTCGAGGAGCGCCGGCTCCGGTGGGACGAGGAGCGCGCGAAGCTCAAGGCGCTCGTGCTGATGTATCGACAGAAGTCCGCGTACAACTCCGACATGGCCGCCCGCTACCAGGCCGCCCAGACACGCCTGGAGAGATTCGAGCGCGAGGGCCCGCCCGAGGCCGTGCCGATCGCCCAGAGCCTGCGGATGCGGCTCGAGGGTGGGCGTACGGCCAAGCGCGCGGTCGTCGCCGAGCAGGTCGAGCTGACCGGGCTGATGAAGCCGTTCGACCTGGAGATCTGGTTCGGGGAGCGGATCGCGGTGCTCGGCAGCAACGGCTCGGGCAAGTCGCACTTCCTGCGCCTGCTCGCGGGCGGAGGCTCGCGTCCCGACGTCGAGCACGAGCCCGTGGGCGACGTCGTGCCGCCCCCGGTGGAGCACAGCGGCATGGCCCGCCTGGGGTCGCGCGTGCGTCCGGGCTGGTTCGCCCAGACCCACGAGCACCCCTCGCTGATGGGCCGCACGCTCCTGGAGATCCTCCACCACGGCGACGGCCACCGCCGGGGGATGGGCCACGAGGGATCTGCCAAGGCGCTGGACCGGTACGGTCTCGCGAAGGCCGGTGAGCAGGTGTTCGACCAGCTCTCGGGCGGCCAGCAGGCGCGGTTCCAGATCCTGCTCCTCGAGCTCGCGCACGCGACGATGCTCCTGCTGGACGAGCCGACCGACAACCTCGACCTGGAGTCCGCGGAGGCGCTGGAGGCGGCCCTGTCGACGTTCGAGGGCACGGTCGTCGCGGTCACCCACGACCGGTGGTTCGCGCGGAGCTTCGACCGGTTCCTGGTCTTTGGCTCCGATGGCAGGCTGTACGAGTCGGACGAGCCGGTGTGGGACGAGTCGAGAGTGGTGAGGGACAGATGA
- a CDS encoding class I SAM-dependent methyltransferase encodes MSQDLFTEDYWDERYASEERIWSGQPNPQLVDRVTGMAPGRALDVGAGEGADAIWLARQGWTVTALDVSQVALDKAARHAVDAGVADRITWQRVDLSSWLGDPGAYDLVSAQFMYLPQPALTTLYRQLGAAVAPGGTLLLVGHHPIDERPGDHDFPDFRWTGEEAAGWLEPAEWSSIDVTTVRRQGHSGTMHDAIVQAVRR; translated from the coding sequence ATGAGCCAGGACCTGTTCACCGAGGACTACTGGGACGAGCGCTACGCGTCGGAGGAGCGGATCTGGAGCGGTCAGCCGAATCCTCAGCTGGTCGACCGGGTGACCGGCATGGCCCCCGGACGCGCGCTGGACGTGGGTGCGGGTGAGGGCGCAGACGCGATCTGGCTGGCCCGCCAGGGCTGGACGGTCACCGCGCTCGACGTCTCCCAGGTCGCGCTCGACAAGGCGGCCCGGCACGCGGTCGACGCCGGCGTCGCGGACCGGATCACCTGGCAGCGCGTCGATCTCAGCAGCTGGCTGGGCGACCCCGGCGCGTACGACCTGGTGTCGGCACAGTTCATGTACCTGCCGCAGCCGGCCCTGACCACGCTCTATCGCCAGCTGGGCGCGGCCGTGGCCCCCGGCGGGACGCTGCTGCTGGTCGGCCACCACCCGATCGATGAGAGGCCCGGCGACCACGACTTCCCGGACTTCCGCTGGACCGGCGAGGAGGCGGCCGGGTGGCTGGAGCCCGCCGAGTGGTCGTCGATCGACGTCACCACCGTCCGCCGGCAGGGCCACTCCGGGACGATGCACGACGCGATCGTCCAGGCCGTCCGCCGCTGA
- a CDS encoding DUF1003 domain-containing protein, with the protein MAERARLDQPREVRRSIRPRRREPDPERFGRFAESTARFLGTATFIAWMTVFVAVWIGWNMPYGPDRHRWDDYPFIFLTLILSLQASYAAPLILLAQNRQEARDRVTQEQERDATAQAAADMEFLAREVASLRLGIGEVATRDFIRSELRNLVNDLERRDDHDEPETP; encoded by the coding sequence ATGGCTGAGCGCGCACGTCTGGACCAGCCCCGCGAGGTCCGCCGATCCATCCGGCCCCGACGCCGCGAGCCCGATCCCGAGCGCTTCGGCCGGTTCGCCGAGTCAACCGCGCGCTTCCTCGGGACGGCCACGTTCATCGCCTGGATGACCGTGTTCGTCGCGGTCTGGATCGGCTGGAACATGCCCTACGGCCCGGACCGCCACCGCTGGGACGACTACCCGTTCATCTTCCTGACGCTGATCCTGTCGCTGCAGGCGTCGTACGCCGCTCCGCTCATCCTGCTGGCCCAGAACCGCCAGGAGGCCCGTGACCGTGTCACGCAGGAGCAGGAGCGCGACGCCACCGCGCAGGCCGCCGCCGACATGGAGTTCCTCGCCCGCGAGGTCGCGAGCCTGCGCCTCGGCATCGGGGAGGTCGCGACCCGCGACTTCATCCGCAGCGAGCTGCGCAACCTGGTCAACGACCTGGAGCGGCGCGACGACCACGACGAGCCCGAGACCCCCTAG
- a CDS encoding magnesium transporter MgtE N-terminal domain-containing protein, protein MSATTGRIFLSRIVGQAVFDPAGDQVGKLRDVVVAVRSAKQRPRVLGIVVEVLGRRRVFLPITRVTSLDSGQIITTGVVNVRRFEQRSTETLAIHELLDRTVTLPDGSPGTVYDLAMEQDPRRDWYISNLAVQAAGKRFGRRGPHQVLEWDEVKGLTSEETTQGATHLLATMDEMRPVDVANALRDLAPKRRMEVVSELDDERLADVLEELPEKYQIEILGVLDPGRAVDVLTEMDPDDAADLLGELPAATAEGLLLQMEPQDAEDVRRLLSYEERTAGGMMTTEPVVLSPDATIAEALARVRNPDLSPALASLVYVCRPPLETPTGRFLGIVHFQALLREPPSTLVGAIVDNDIDWPRPGASLQHVANLLAAYNMVALPVVDENSHLLGAVTIDDVLDHLLPEGWRESDPDNAEAVTHG, encoded by the coding sequence GTGAGCGCAACGACCGGTCGGATCTTCTTGTCCCGCATCGTCGGGCAGGCAGTCTTCGACCCCGCGGGCGACCAGGTCGGCAAGCTGCGCGACGTCGTGGTGGCCGTGCGGTCGGCCAAGCAGCGCCCGCGCGTACTGGGCATCGTGGTGGAGGTCCTCGGACGCCGTCGCGTCTTCTTGCCCATCACCCGGGTGACGTCGCTCGACTCGGGCCAGATCATCACGACCGGGGTCGTCAACGTCCGCAGGTTCGAGCAGCGCAGCACCGAGACCCTGGCCATCCACGAGCTCCTCGACCGCACCGTGACCCTGCCGGACGGCAGCCCCGGCACGGTCTACGACCTCGCGATGGAGCAGGACCCCCGCCGCGACTGGTACATCTCCAATCTCGCGGTCCAGGCCGCCGGCAAGCGGTTCGGCCGTCGCGGCCCCCACCAGGTGCTGGAGTGGGACGAGGTCAAGGGCCTCACCTCCGAGGAGACCACCCAGGGCGCGACCCACCTGCTCGCGACGATGGACGAGATGCGCCCCGTCGACGTCGCCAACGCGCTGCGGGATCTCGCGCCCAAGCGCCGCATGGAGGTCGTGTCCGAGCTCGACGACGAGCGCCTCGCCGACGTCCTCGAGGAGCTTCCCGAGAAGTACCAGATCGAGATCCTGGGCGTGCTGGACCCGGGTCGCGCGGTCGACGTGCTCACCGAGATGGACCCCGACGACGCGGCCGACCTGCTCGGCGAGCTGCCTGCCGCGACCGCCGAGGGTCTGCTGCTGCAGATGGAGCCGCAGGACGCCGAGGACGTGCGCCGCCTGCTGTCGTACGAGGAGCGCACCGCCGGCGGGATGATGACGACCGAGCCGGTCGTCCTGTCCCCCGACGCCACGATCGCCGAGGCTCTCGCGCGCGTCCGCAACCCTGACCTGAGCCCCGCGCTCGCGTCACTGGTCTACGTGTGCCGCCCTCCGTTGGAGACGCCGACCGGCCGGTTCCTCGGCATCGTGCACTTCCAGGCTCTCCTGCGCGAGCCCCCGTCGACGCTGGTCGGCGCGATCGTCGACAACGACATCGACTGGCCGCGCCCGGGCGCCTCGCTCCAGCACGTCGCCAACCTCCTGGCGGCGTACAACATGGTCGCGCTCCCCGTCGTCGACGAGAACTCCCACCTGCTCGGGGCGGTGACCATCGACGACGTCCTCGATCACCTCCTCCCGGAGGGTTGGCGCGAGAGCGACCCCGACAACGCGGAGGCGGTCACCCATGGCTGA